A genome region from Leguminivora glycinivorella isolate SPB_JAAS2020 chromosome 13, LegGlyc_1.1, whole genome shotgun sequence includes the following:
- the LOC125232431 gene encoding protein SEC13 homolog produces MITVLNTIDTGHEDMIHDAELDYYGLRLATCSSDNSVKIYDIKSGAQTLAADLKGHFGPVWQVAWAHPKFGNLLASCSYDRKVIIWKETGEWTKLYEYAGHESSVNSVAWAPAEYGLVLACCSSDGSISVLTYNQDGNWDVKKISGAHAIGVNSISWCPAISAELNLDPLNNKDAPKRIVSGGCDNLIKIWREQGDQWVEENRLEMHMDWVRDVAWAPSLGLQKSMIASCSQDKRVVIWTSDDNVSWTPTILNTFDDVVWSVSWSLTGNILAISGGDNKVSLWREGSDGQWVCISEVAKGLGQTPNDERSTL; encoded by the exons atgatTACTGTGTTAAATACTATTGATACCGGCCATGAAGATATGATACACGACGCCGAACTGGACTACTATGGGTTGAGACTAGCCACGTGTTCGTCAGATAACTCGGTGAAGATTTATGACATCAAAAGCGGCGCCCAAACACTTGCAGCTGACTTGAAAGGACACTTCGGTCCCGTGTGGCAAGTGGCCTGGGCTCACCCAAAGTTCGGGAATCTGTTAGCGTCTTGTTCCTATGATAGAAAAGTGATCATATGGAAAGAGACCGGAGAGTGGACGAAGTTGTACGAGTATGCAGGTCACGAGAGTTCGGTTAACTCTGTGGCGTGGGCGCCTGCGGAATATGGTCTAGTGCTGGCGTGCTGTAGCTCCGATGGCTCCATCTCTGTCCTGACGTACAACCAGGACGGAAACTGGGATGTGAAGAAGATATCCGGCGCACATGCCATTGGCGTAAATTCCATAAGTTGGTGCCCTGCTATCTCTGCGGAACTCAACTTGGACCCTTTAAATAATAAGGATGCACCCAAGAGAATTGTTTCTGGTGGATGTGATAATTTAATCAAG ATTTGGAGAGAGCAAGGAGACCAATGGGTTGAAGAGAACCGCTTGGAAATGCACATGGATTGGGTGAGAGACGTTGCCTGGGCACCTTCACTAGGTCTACAAAAGTCCATGATTGCCAGCTGCTCACAGGACAAGAGGGTCGTCATCTGGACCAGCGATGACAATGTCTCCTGGACCCCCACCATTCTGAATACATTTGATGATGTTGTGTGGAGCGTGAGCTGGTCTCTCACAGGCAACATCCTGGCTATCTCGGGAGGCGATAACAAGGTTAGCCTCTGGAGGGAAGGCAGCGATGGCCAGTGGGTGTGCATCAGTGAGGTAGCTAAGGGATTGGGACAAACGCCAAATGATGAGAGGAGTAcactttaa
- the LOC125232869 gene encoding uncharacterized protein LOC125232869, with translation MSAADSGYLQSLNNLLQQDYRGVNIAVYALATAGLAVSLHKIRPVSKFSKASQVPNHFIKQHEPLRGRYAGIQHSPMRVLVDHRAPIYLPLWHSSKPPLPVKLWGVDIVSGNAVNWLECVARDQKVTLKPIARDKDSLVSTVQLHLQKSKTKEVETLDIGQKLVELGFAKASVPQSIGKDSIESKLAPAILSAEKHAKKYRNGVWSEKLPPIPVYTVYWRNGLQLIGDLVILTAKNSIKFVGFITSATFNGVKNLVLRPLRPSPKQIQAS, from the exons ATGTCTGCGGCCGACAGCGGGTATTTACAAAGTTTAAACAATTTGTTACAACAGGATTACCGCGGGGTGAAT ATAGCGGTTTACGCATTAGCTACCGCAGGCCTCGCTGTCTCGCTGCATAAGATCCGACCG GTTAGCAAGTTTTCTAAAGCAAGTCAAGTCCCGAACCACTTCATCAAGCAGCATGAACCGCTCCGAGGGCGGTATGCCGGCATACAACACTCCCCCATGAGGGTACTGGTGGATCACCGCGCGCCAATCTACTTACCACTATGGCATTCCAGTAAACCGCCGCTGCCAGTGAAG TTGTGGGGTGTTGACATAGTAAGTGGGAATGCTGTCAACTGGCTGGAGTGTGTGGCGCGAGATCAGAAGGTCACTCTGAAGCCCATAGCCAGGGACAAGGACAGCCTGGTTTCCACTGTTCAGTTGCATTTACAAAAATCCAAG ACAAAAGAAGTGGAAACTCTAGACATTGGCCAAAAGCTGGTTGAACTTGGTTTTGCTAAAGCCTCTGTACCACAAAGCATTGGGAAGGATTCCATTGAGTCAAAACTAGCACCTGCCATACTGTCAGCAGAAAAACATGCCAAAAAGTACCGCAATGGTGTTTGGTCAGAGAAACTGCCTCCTATCCCAGTATATACTGTATATTGGAGAAATGGATTGCAGTTGATTGGTGATTTAGTTATCCTAACAGCTAAAAACTCCATTAAGTTTGTAGGTTTTATCACTAGTGCAACCTTTAATGGAGTCAAGAACCTGGTACTGAGACCTCTGAGACCGTCACCTAAGCAGATACAGGCATCATGA
- the LOC125232871 gene encoding ras-related protein Rab-8A isoform X1, protein MAKTYDYLFKLLLIGDSGVGKTSILFRFSEDAFNISFISTIGIDFKIRTIDLDGKKVKLQIWDTAGQERFRTITTAYYRGSMGIMLVYDVTNEKSFENIKNWIRNIEENASADVEKMILGNKCDLDAKRQVSKERGEQLAVEYQIKFVETSAKDSLNVESAFYTLARDIKAKMEKKQKEASNPPARGDQRQIKASDQQRKPVSWLSRCSIL, encoded by the exons atggcaaaaacttacgattatttatttaaattactattGATTGGTGACTCGGGAGTGGGTAAAACATCTATATTATTCAGATTTTCAGAAGATGCTTTCAATATCTCATTCATATCGACGATTG GTATCGACTTTAAAATTCGGACAATAGACCTTGATGGAAAGAAAGTAAAGTTACAAATATG ggACACGGCAGGCCAAGAGAGATTCCGTACAATTACTACTGCCTATTACCGTGGTTCAATGGGTATAATGCTTGTTTATGATGTTACAAATGAGAAGAGCTTTGAAAATATTAAGAATTGGATAAGAAACATAGAAGAGAATGCCAGTGCGGATGTGGAAAAGATGATCCTGGGCAACAAGTGTGATCTGGATGCAAAGAGACAG GTTTCAAAGGAGCGAGGCGAACAGTTAGCTGTAGAATATCAGATTAAATTTGTAGAGACATCAGCGAAAGATTCTTTAAATGTGGAATCAGCATTTTATACCTTAGCAAGGGACATAAAAGCAAAGATGGAAAAAAAACAG AAG GAGGCGAGCAACCCGCCGGCGCGCGGCGACCAGCGCCAGATCAAGGCCAGCGACCAGCAGCGCAAGCCCGTGTCCTGGCTGTCGCGCTGCTCCATCCTCTGA
- the LOC125232871 gene encoding ras-related protein Rab-8A isoform X2, protein MAKTYDYLFKLLLIGDSGVGKTSILFRFSEDAFNISFISTIGIDFKIRTIDLDGKKVKLQIWDTAGQERFRTITTAYYRGSMGIMLVYDVTNEKSFENIKNWIRNIEENASADVEKMILGNKCDLDAKRQVSKERGEQLAVEYQIKFVETSAKDSLNVESAFYTLARDIKAKMEKKQEASNPPARGDQRQIKASDQQRKPVSWLSRCSIL, encoded by the exons atggcaaaaacttacgattatttatttaaattactattGATTGGTGACTCGGGAGTGGGTAAAACATCTATATTATTCAGATTTTCAGAAGATGCTTTCAATATCTCATTCATATCGACGATTG GTATCGACTTTAAAATTCGGACAATAGACCTTGATGGAAAGAAAGTAAAGTTACAAATATG ggACACGGCAGGCCAAGAGAGATTCCGTACAATTACTACTGCCTATTACCGTGGTTCAATGGGTATAATGCTTGTTTATGATGTTACAAATGAGAAGAGCTTTGAAAATATTAAGAATTGGATAAGAAACATAGAAGAGAATGCCAGTGCGGATGTGGAAAAGATGATCCTGGGCAACAAGTGTGATCTGGATGCAAAGAGACAG GTTTCAAAGGAGCGAGGCGAACAGTTAGCTGTAGAATATCAGATTAAATTTGTAGAGACATCAGCGAAAGATTCTTTAAATGTGGAATCAGCATTTTATACCTTAGCAAGGGACATAAAAGCAAAGATGGAAAAAAAACAG GAGGCGAGCAACCCGCCGGCGCGCGGCGACCAGCGCCAGATCAAGGCCAGCGACCAGCAGCGCAAGCCCGTGTCCTGGCTGTCGCGCTGCTCCATCCTCTGA
- the LOC125232872 gene encoding DNA-directed RNA polymerase II subunit RPB7, which yields MFYHISLEHEILLHPRYFGPQLLDTVKQKLYTEVEGTCTGKYGFVIAVTTIDNIGAGLIQPGQGFVVYPIKYKAIVFRPFKGEVLDAIVTQVNKVGMFAQIGPLSCFISHHSIPADMEFCPNVNPPCYKSKQEDNVIQEEDVIRLKIVGTRVDATGIFAIGTLMDDYLGLVTQ from the exons ATGTTTTATCAT ATATCCTTGGAACATGAAATTTTGCTTCATCCGCGGTATTTTGGGCCTCAATTATTGGATACTGTAAAACAAAAACTATACACTGAAGTCGAGGGAACATGCACGGGAAA GTACGGTTTTGTGATAGCTGTTACCACGATAGACAATATAGGTGCAGGCCTCATACAGCCAGGGCAAGGCTTTGTAGTATATCCAATCAAATATAAGGCTATAGTTTTCCGGCCATTCAAGGGTGAAGTGCTTGATGCTATTGTCACCCAAGTTAACAAG GTTGGAATGTTTGCTCAAATTGGACCTCTCAGTTGTTTTATATCTCATCAT TCCATTCCAGCAGATATGGAGTTCTGCCCAAATGTAAACCCACCCTGTTATAAGAGCAAACAGGAGGACAATGTGATTCAGGAGGAGGATGTCATCAGACTGAAGATAGTGGGCACCCGTGTTGATGCCACTGGTATT TTTGCTATTGGGACATTGATGGATGACTATTTAGGATTAGTAACACAGTGA